The following coding sequences are from one Pirellulales bacterium window:
- a CDS encoding alpha/beta fold hydrolase, which produces MLSYKVYGTTGPALVLLHGFPLDHHMWIPAAQHLAAWCRVILPDLGGFGMSPLSFSLSLNQVEHNSAVEWTLADYAAEVEEILEHLHWPRPCLLGGLSMGGYVAFQCWQKFGARLAGMILCDTRVQADTPAAAVGRREMAARVLQEGSGFLPGAMLPKLLWPETWQQSPTVPTDLTAVMENAPASGVAAACLAMSVRPDVTELLPAINVPALVVCGQHDVISPPEEMAAWASKLPRGEFAMIPAAGHMAPLEQPLLFANVVRSWAGRYWPENPAEN; this is translated from the coding sequence ATGCTATCCTATAAAGTTTATGGAACTACCGGCCCGGCGCTGGTGCTGCTGCATGGATTCCCCCTGGACCATCACATGTGGATCCCCGCCGCGCAGCATTTGGCCGCGTGGTGCCGAGTGATTCTGCCCGATCTGGGTGGTTTTGGCATGTCGCCATTATCGTTTTCCCTGTCATTAAATCAGGTCGAGCACAATTCCGCCGTGGAATGGACGCTTGCCGATTATGCCGCGGAGGTCGAAGAAATCTTGGAACACTTGCATTGGCCGCGGCCCTGTCTGTTAGGCGGGTTATCCATGGGGGGGTATGTGGCGTTTCAATGTTGGCAAAAATTTGGAGCGCGGCTGGCCGGTATGATTTTGTGCGATACGCGGGTGCAGGCGGATACTCCCGCCGCCGCGGTTGGACGCCGGGAAATGGCAGCGCGTGTGTTACAGGAAGGAAGCGGATTTTTGCCAGGCGCGATGTTGCCAAAATTGTTATGGCCGGAAACCTGGCAACAATCCCCGACGGTCCCCACTGATCTGACCGCCGTCATGGAAAATGCCCCAGCCTCCGGCGTGGCGGCCGCCTGTTTGGCCATGTCGGTTCGTCCCGATGTCACCGAACTTTTGCCCGCGATCAACGTTCCCGCTCTGGTTGTTTGCGGCCAGCACGATGTTATTTCCCCTCCCGAGGAAATGGCTGCCTGGGCCAGTAAATTACCCCGGGGAGAATTTGCGATGATCCCCGCGGCGGGACACATGGCCCCCCTGGAACAGCCGCTGCTCTTTGCCAACGTGGTGCGCTCTTGGGCGGGACGCTACTGGCCGGAAAATCCCGCAGAGAATTAG
- the pyrE gene encoding orotate phosphoribosyltransferase: MYQREVLLELIRQKALKFGNFTLASGRQATYYLDGKQVTLDSRGLRLIGGGILELLKQIGPWPHLIGGLAIGADPLTAAVLTLAGEENLPLAGVLIRKEAKGHGLQKYLEGPAQPGNTIVIVEDVVTTGGSSLTAIERCREFGLQVQSVICVIDRLEGGAAAFAAQGLTLHSLFTIRDFGLEPPVL; this comes from the coding sequence ATGTACCAGCGCGAAGTCTTATTGGAATTGATCCGGCAAAAAGCCCTCAAGTTTGGAAATTTTACGCTCGCTTCGGGTCGTCAGGCCACTTATTACCTGGATGGCAAGCAAGTGACCTTGGATTCGCGGGGGCTGCGGTTGATCGGGGGGGGGATCTTGGAGTTGCTGAAGCAGATCGGCCCCTGGCCTCATTTAATCGGCGGCTTGGCGATCGGGGCGGATCCCCTGACCGCGGCGGTGCTGACTTTGGCGGGTGAAGAAAATCTCCCCTTGGCGGGCGTGCTCATTCGCAAAGAGGCCAAGGGGCATGGCCTGCAAAAATACCTGGAAGGCCCCGCCCAACCGGGAAACACGATTGTCATTGTGGAAGATGTGGTCACGACCGGGGGATCCTCGCTGACCGCGATCGAACGTTGCCGCGAGTTTGGCCTGCAGGTGCAAAGTGTTATTTGTGTGATTGATCGACTGGAGGGGGGGGCCGCCGCTTTTGCCGCGCAGGGGCTTACGTTGCACAGTTTATTCACAATTCGCGACTTTGGGCTGGAACCGCCGGTGCTCTAA
- a CDS encoding MotA/TolQ/ExbB proton channel family protein, translated as MLIYAAVVLCMVPWVVPQLVNPVTAQQPADSAGPSAATDPATNNSAAQSAAARAEADLAKPASPAAAAAPSPDVVNPGEMTLWQLYVAGGIFMIPITILSFVALAYTIERFLALRSSKVMPPELVEGLGEMSAQGGFEPRRAYRLCQEYPSTLANVVRTMLLKVGRPVPEIEQAIKDASDSESTKLYANVRPIALSVTVEPMLGLLGTVQGIIIAFGQMSNTSETVNRTQLFANGIYTALITTFGGLVVAIPAAIVVFYFEQRIMNFFHRIDDVMASLLPQVEKFEGKLRVNRQQLAAEAAPPVTTTPVAAPPVMGASGKIPTIPAVVPAK; from the coding sequence ATGCTAATTTATGCTGCTGTGGTCCTGTGCATGGTCCCTTGGGTCGTGCCGCAGTTGGTCAATCCCGTGACCGCGCAGCAACCTGCGGATTCCGCCGGTCCATCCGCCGCCACTGACCCGGCCACGAACAATAGCGCAGCGCAGAGCGCGGCGGCCCGGGCGGAAGCGGACTTGGCCAAGCCGGCGTCTCCCGCCGCCGCAGCGGCGCCATCACCGGACGTGGTCAATCCGGGCGAAATGACATTGTGGCAATTATACGTGGCGGGGGGGATCTTTATGATTCCCATCACTATTCTCTCCTTTGTGGCTTTGGCTTATACCATCGAGCGGTTTTTGGCGTTACGTAGTAGCAAGGTGATGCCTCCGGAACTGGTGGAGGGGCTGGGAGAAATGTCCGCGCAGGGGGGCTTTGAGCCGCGGCGGGCGTATCGACTATGTCAAGAGTATCCCTCGACGCTGGCGAATGTGGTGCGCACGATGCTGCTAAAGGTGGGCCGTCCCGTCCCCGAAATCGAGCAAGCCATCAAGGACGCTTCAGATTCCGAATCCACAAAGTTGTATGCCAACGTGCGGCCGATCGCCCTATCCGTTACCGTCGAACCCATGCTAGGCCTATTAGGAACGGTGCAGGGGATTATCATCGCCTTTGGCCAAATGTCCAATACGTCAGAAACGGTCAACCGCACGCAACTCTTTGCCAATGGTATTTACACCGCGCTCATCACCACGTTTGGAGGGTTGGTGGTGGCTATTCCCGCGGCGATTGTGGTGTTTTACTTTGAACAGCGAATCATGAATTTTTTTCATCGCATTGACGATGTGATGGCCAGTTTGCTGCCTCAAGTCGAAAAATTTGAGGGCAAACTACGGGTCAATCGCCAGCAATTGGCTGCGGAAGCCGCGCCCCCCGTCACCACAACCCCTGTCGCCGCGCCCCCCGTAATGGGCGCCTCCGGCAAAATCCCCACGATCCCCGCCGTCGTCCCGGCAAAATAG
- a CDS encoding sialate O-acetylesterase, translating to MLAVSTKHFSKILARARLFVWSWVMLAAGGCLCHCQRATAEVQAHALFTDHAVLQRDLPLSIWGTADDGEKVTVHLGDQTAETTAQNGKWSVKLQPLPAGGPHELRISGPKNELKFSDILIGDVWICGGQSNMQWSINQCETPDKVKASANLPQLRFVQIPRTGNPQPQSTVKAKWQVSTPDSVGDLTAVGFHFGKKLHEELHVPIGLINSNIGGTAAQRWTSKETLAANPALARYAQENNSSDLYNAMIHPLAPFGIKGAIWYQGESNADNAYHYRDLFPAMIKNWRDLWGQGEFPFLFVQLAPFMQKNSEPIESNWAELREAQLMTLSKLPHTGMAVITDLGDEKDIHPVPKGPVGERLAQIARNVAYGEKSEPSGPLFDSLTIEGNKAILKFKHVGQGLEARGGELSGFTIAGEDKKFHNATAKVEGDTVVVTADAVTKPVAVRYGWANYPQVNLWNKDGLPASPFRTDDFPGLTQPK from the coding sequence ATGTTGGCAGTTAGCACCAAGCACTTTTCTAAAATTCTCGCCCGTGCGCGATTGTTCGTCTGGAGCTGGGTGATGCTCGCGGCGGGGGGCTGCCTGTGTCATTGCCAGCGGGCAACCGCCGAGGTCCAGGCCCACGCGCTGTTTACGGATCACGCCGTCTTGCAGCGGGATCTGCCGCTGTCGATCTGGGGGACGGCGGATGATGGCGAAAAAGTCACCGTCCATCTGGGGGATCAAACCGCCGAAACCACGGCCCAGAATGGTAAATGGAGCGTCAAGCTTCAACCGTTACCCGCTGGCGGCCCGCACGAGTTGCGGATTAGCGGGCCAAAAAATGAACTGAAATTCAGCGACATTCTCATCGGCGATGTCTGGATCTGCGGCGGCCAGTCCAACATGCAATGGAGCATCAATCAGTGCGAAACCCCGGACAAGGTCAAAGCCTCCGCCAATCTGCCTCAACTCCGTTTTGTGCAAATTCCCCGCACCGGAAATCCCCAGCCACAATCCACGGTCAAGGCCAAGTGGCAGGTCAGCACACCCGACAGCGTGGGTGATCTGACGGCGGTCGGTTTTCACTTTGGCAAGAAGCTGCACGAAGAACTGCACGTCCCGATCGGACTGATTAATAGTAATATCGGCGGCACCGCGGCGCAGCGTTGGACCAGCAAGGAAACCCTCGCGGCAAATCCCGCGCTCGCGCGCTACGCGCAGGAAAACAACAGTAGCGATCTCTATAACGCCATGATCCACCCGCTGGCACCCTTCGGTATCAAGGGAGCGATCTGGTACCAGGGGGAATCGAACGCCGACAATGCGTACCACTACCGCGATCTATTTCCCGCGATGATTAAAAATTGGCGCGACCTTTGGGGCCAAGGGGAATTTCCCTTCCTCTTTGTGCAACTCGCCCCTTTTATGCAAAAAAACTCCGAACCCATCGAATCCAACTGGGCGGAACTGCGCGAAGCCCAATTAATGACCCTGTCCAAGCTGCCCCATACCGGCATGGCGGTGATCACCGACCTGGGTGACGAAAAAGACATTCATCCCGTCCCCAAAGGCCCCGTGGGAGAGCGTTTGGCCCAAATTGCCCGAAATGTGGCTTATGGCGAAAAGTCCGAACCGTCCGGTCCGCTGTTTGACAGCCTGACTATTGAGGGAAACAAGGCGATCCTCAAATTCAAGCACGTGGGCCAAGGACTAGAAGCGCGGGGTGGTGAATTATCAGGGTTTACCATTGCCGGAGAGGATAAAAAATTTCACAACGCCACCGCCAAGGTGGAAGGAGACACGGTGGTCGTCACCGCCGACGCCGTTACCAAGCCCGTGGCGGTCAGGTATGGCTGGGCCAACTACCCCCAAGTCAATCTGTGGAATAAAGATGGCCTACCGGCGTCTCCATTTCGGACAGATGACTTTCCCGGATTGACACAGCCCAAATAG
- a CDS encoding biopolymer transporter ExbD produces MALKLKKGSMGGIDMTPMIDVMFQLLIFFIVATKLDESEHELKVQLPSASEAKPLTSKPEELLVSIDKNGNFLINNRGVPLETLEQSLARASLDNPGRQLVRIRADQDAAHKFVVAVMNACNKAGITDYRIDTQKTE; encoded by the coding sequence ATGGCACTCAAGTTAAAAAAAGGATCGATGGGCGGCATCGACATGACGCCGATGATCGACGTCATGTTTCAATTGCTGATCTTTTTTATCGTGGCGACCAAACTAGACGAGTCCGAGCACGAGCTAAAGGTCCAGCTTCCTTCCGCCAGCGAGGCCAAGCCCCTCACCTCCAAGCCCGAGGAACTGCTGGTCAGTATCGATAAAAACGGCAATTTTTTGATTAATAATCGCGGCGTGCCGCTGGAAACACTGGAGCAATCGCTGGCCAGGGCGTCGCTGGACAACCCGGGCCGCCAGTTGGTGCGCATTCGGGCGGATCAGGACGCTGCGCATAAATTTGTCGTGGCCGTCATGAACGCCTGCAATAAAGCCGGCATTACCGATTATCGCATCGACACCCAAAAAACAGAATAA
- a CDS encoding preprotein translocase subunit SecA — protein MGAIPTGIYANWAALFGGPVGRRIAQWAAILPRIEQFGGQFAAMSDAELRKTSLALKYRSKSGETLASLLPEAFALVREAGDRTLKMRHFEVQLLGGIALFNRSIAEMQTGEGKTLTATLPMYLLSLTGKGVHLATVNDYLARRDAEWMRPIYELLGVSVGVVETQSSNDERRRAYACDVTYGTAKEFGFDFLRDRLLIRRTREGQADVISYLLDQHQAEEGGDQPVQRAPYFALVDEADSVLIDEARTPLIISALPTAEQRDEAELYKWAAKHAPQFEQEEHFTFDPKTHKVELTGEGRRLVRNLPRSAGTADIGILAMYDAIELGIRAERHFLRDRHYVVRKGEIVIVDEFTGRLAEGRKWRDGLHQAVEAKENVEVTIATGHAARVTVQDYFQRYPYLAGMTGTASTSAREMHKIYKLRVIPIPTHRPPVRRQLPPRIYGNRAAKERRIVEETAEVHATGRPVLIGTRSIDKSLSISALLTQAGIAHQVLTAYQVDKEASIVEQAGQLGKVTVSTNMAGRGTDIKLGPGVHELGGLHVICTELHDSARIDRQLIGRCGRQGDPGTYRQYLALDDDILLMGLGNKTAERLKVYGERAPEQEYGGYLGRFRRAQNIMERRHFRDRKLLMYHEKDRKKIQHQMGQDPYLDAPS, from the coding sequence GTGGGCGCGATACCTACCGGCATTTACGCAAATTGGGCCGCGCTCTTTGGCGGACCCGTCGGTCGCCGCATCGCGCAGTGGGCGGCCATTTTGCCGCGGATTGAGCAATTTGGCGGTCAATTCGCCGCGATGTCGGATGCCGAGCTGCGCAAGACCAGCCTCGCGCTCAAATACCGCTCTAAAAGCGGCGAAACCCTGGCCAGTCTGCTGCCAGAAGCGTTTGCCCTGGTGCGGGAGGCCGGCGACCGCACACTTAAAATGCGCCACTTTGAGGTGCAGCTACTGGGCGGGATCGCGCTGTTTAACCGCTCCATCGCCGAAATGCAAACCGGCGAGGGAAAAACCCTGACCGCCACGCTGCCAATGTACCTGTTATCCCTGACGGGCAAAGGCGTGCATCTGGCCACGGTCAACGATTACCTGGCCCGCCGCGATGCCGAATGGATGCGGCCCATTTATGAGTTATTGGGCGTTAGCGTCGGCGTGGTAGAAACCCAAAGCTCTAATGACGAACGCCGCCGGGCCTATGCCTGCGACGTGACGTATGGCACGGCCAAAGAATTTGGCTTTGACTTTTTGCGGGATCGGCTGTTGATTCGCCGCACGCGCGAGGGGCAGGCCGATGTCATTTCGTACTTACTCGACCAGCATCAGGCGGAGGAGGGGGGGGACCAGCCGGTGCAGCGGGCGCCCTATTTTGCCCTGGTGGACGAGGCCGACAGCGTGCTCATTGACGAGGCCCGCACACCGTTGATTATCAGCGCCCTCCCCACCGCCGAACAACGGGACGAGGCCGAACTGTACAAGTGGGCGGCAAAACACGCCCCCCAATTTGAACAGGAAGAGCATTTTACCTTTGATCCCAAAACACACAAAGTTGAGCTGACCGGCGAGGGACGCCGCCTGGTGCGCAATCTGCCGCGCAGCGCCGGTACGGCGGATATTGGCATTTTAGCCATGTACGATGCGATCGAACTGGGAATCCGGGCGGAGCGGCATTTTTTACGCGATCGGCACTATGTGGTTCGCAAAGGGGAAATCGTCATCGTGGACGAATTTACCGGCCGTCTAGCCGAAGGGCGCAAATGGCGCGACGGACTGCATCAGGCGGTCGAAGCCAAGGAAAACGTGGAAGTCACCATCGCCACCGGCCATGCCGCCCGCGTGACGGTCCAAGATTACTTTCAGCGGTACCCGTATTTGGCGGGGATGACCGGAACGGCCAGCACCTCGGCGCGGGAGATGCACAAAATTTATAAACTCCGCGTGATTCCCATCCCCACGCATCGTCCCCCCGTCAGGCGGCAGCTGCCTCCGCGAATTTACGGCAACCGCGCCGCCAAGGAACGGCGAATTGTCGAAGAAACCGCCGAAGTCCACGCCACGGGCCGCCCCGTGCTGATTGGCACGCGGTCGATTGATAAGTCCCTGAGTATTTCCGCGCTCTTAACCCAGGCGGGGATTGCCCATCAGGTGCTCACCGCCTACCAAGTCGACAAAGAAGCCAGCATCGTGGAGCAAGCGGGGCAATTGGGCAAAGTCACCGTTTCGACCAACATGGCGGGGCGGGGAACCGACATCAAGCTCGGCCCCGGGGTCCATGAATTAGGGGGACTGCATGTCATCTGCACCGAACTGCACGATTCGGCCCGCATTGACCGGCAGCTTATCGGACGTTGCGGCCGCCAGGGTGATCCCGGCACCTATCGACAATATCTGGCCCTGGATGACGATATCTTGCTCATGGGCCTGGGCAACAAAACCGCCGAAAGGCTCAAAGTCTACGGCGAACGCGCGCCCGAGCAGGAATACGGCGGATATCTGGGCCGTTTTCGACGAGCCCAAAACATCATGGAGCGGCGGCACTTTCGCGACCGCAAACTACTGATGTACCACGAAAAAGACCGCAAAAAAATCCAACACCAAATGGGGCAAGATCCCTACCTGGACGCGCCTAGTTAG
- a CDS encoding DUF1080 domain-containing protein, with protein MHYARHVWQKTGLGVWAAWCCGAMLWCGMPLLNAAEGTTYDDPAKVDADYAIQGEYLGEKADGSGKLGVQVLARGNGKFHAVGYDGGLPGEGWDRGDTKHETDGELKNGEVVFAAGEHRAVLKDGGITITGSAGEVEATLKKVTRESPTAGAKPPAGAVVLFDGKNAAAFPGAKVTDDHLLIQGATSKQTFGDCTLHVEFRTPYQPHHDSQARGNSGVYLQGRYEVQVLDSFGLEGKNNECGGIYGISDPAVNMCYPPLTWQTYDIEYTAAKFEGDKKVKNARMTVKHNGVVVQDNVEIPHGTTAAPVAEAATPGPLYLQDHGNPVRYRNIWLLEKK; from the coding sequence ATGCATTATGCGCGTCATGTTTGGCAAAAAACGGGTCTGGGCGTGTGGGCGGCTTGGTGCTGCGGGGCCATGTTGTGGTGCGGGATGCCCCTGTTAAACGCCGCCGAGGGGACAACTTATGACGATCCGGCCAAAGTCGACGCCGATTACGCCATTCAGGGGGAATACTTGGGCGAAAAGGCGGACGGTTCTGGCAAGCTGGGCGTGCAAGTTTTAGCCCGCGGCAATGGAAAATTCCATGCCGTCGGCTATGACGGTGGACTGCCCGGCGAAGGTTGGGACAGGGGAGATACCAAGCATGAAACCGACGGCGAATTAAAAAATGGTGAAGTTGTGTTTGCCGCGGGAGAACACCGGGCGGTCCTCAAGGATGGAGGCATCACCATCACGGGTTCGGCGGGGGAAGTGGAAGCCACGCTCAAGAAAGTCACGCGTGAAAGCCCGACCGCCGGCGCGAAACCGCCCGCGGGCGCGGTCGTGCTGTTTGACGGAAAGAACGCGGCGGCCTTCCCCGGCGCAAAGGTCACCGACGACCATTTACTAATCCAGGGGGCCACCAGCAAACAAACGTTTGGCGATTGCACCCTGCATGTGGAATTTCGCACGCCTTACCAACCACACCATGACTCCCAGGCCCGCGGCAATAGCGGCGTGTACCTGCAGGGCCGGTATGAAGTGCAGGTGCTGGACTCGTTTGGCCTGGAGGGAAAAAACAACGAATGCGGCGGGATCTATGGCATCAGCGATCCAGCGGTAAATATGTGTTATCCGCCGCTGACGTGGCAAACCTATGATATTGAATACACCGCCGCGAAATTTGAAGGTGACAAGAAAGTTAAAAACGCTAGGATGACCGTCAAACATAATGGGGTGGTGGTGCAGGACAATGTGGAGATCCCGCATGGCACCACCGCCGCCCCGGTCGCCGAAGCGGCCACCCCCGGACCGCTGTATTTGCAGGATCATGGGAACCCGGTGCGCTACCGCAATATCTGGCTGCTGGAAAAGAAATAG
- a CDS encoding tetratricopeptide repeat protein: MRLLPKNGGFAGVWTFQVILLGMLCAGWGLESLAQAPATKAPAAESSAEAIQQFRLAVPLQNKGNYDLAVEEWETFLKQFPQDPLAPKARYYAGVCYQQLKQYDQAQAAYEQVLKEAPKFEQREAALFNLGLAMLANARTKMGEAQTALYGRGAETLGQLVADYPQSGKLPDALFNRADALYLLGKKEEAVEAWRQLYEKFATSPLRAETLYNIGVAQQELKQMDGATASFAEYLKQYAKEKQATEVSLRLGLLNYERQQFAEAEKYFAVAAAAPGFPQADFALLRQGDALLSLNKSPEAAAAYSKLATSFPQSEYAADAMLQAGKAYYLAGNQAEARAWLAKLTADPAGKLAAEAAHWQVRSYLKENQPQPALALLEPILAKTTDPERLAELQLDRAECLYMSPNQKTAAQQAYAELAEKFADRPQGATALYMAAQSAMELGDYATGDKLAEQFLAKHAEHALRPFVQFVAAECALLSNDAAKADERYKQLLEQHAGHEQAPFWRLRRGWTYLKQKQYDQAARHYTALLQDLKQPAQIAEAQYLLGNAQLESNNLPAAISAYQASLAADAQGRSAEDALLNLARAQRAQPDLAAAQATLSKLLETFPQSKQADRVHYRLGELRHAAKDYKAASAEFGWILQNTPQSPLVPEALLGQATAQAALQDYTSAQKLYTQLISDHAGHALAVRAFFGRAGVRIQQQDYAGAAADLQEFLQKTQDPAEKNEARYLLGYAQAAEKKYDDAIKTLGQLIQDQPDYANLDKVLYELGWAQQSSGKKEAASQTFGRLVKDFPKSPHAAESAFNVGEFAYQEQKDYPAAAQAYTQALSASGAEGVAELALHKLGWAYFQQNDFVNAAKRFEEQISKFPQGKWVADGQFMGGECLFKQQRYDAALPLLEKAVSASISSPVYKELALAHAAQAASQLKKWDLSLKLGEQFLKDYASSAYLPEVRYEQAWSLQNQKQLDAARQNYEAAAAAATKLGKNEIAARSRFMLGELLFEKGEHKDAIKQFYAVAYGNEPKTFPAWQANSLYEAARCFEVLKNTDNAKKLYDELVATYPDSDKVDLAKQRLAALK, translated from the coding sequence GTGCGATTACTCCCAAAAAATGGCGGTTTTGCGGGTGTATGGACTTTTCAGGTCATCCTTTTGGGGATGTTGTGCGCGGGTTGGGGGCTAGAATCTCTCGCCCAAGCCCCCGCCACCAAAGCCCCGGCTGCGGAATCCTCCGCCGAAGCCATTCAGCAATTTCGTCTGGCGGTCCCGCTACAAAACAAAGGGAATTATGATTTGGCGGTCGAAGAATGGGAAACATTCTTAAAGCAGTTTCCCCAAGATCCGCTGGCTCCCAAGGCCCGCTATTATGCCGGGGTCTGTTACCAACAGCTAAAGCAATACGACCAGGCCCAGGCCGCCTATGAACAGGTTCTTAAGGAAGCTCCCAAATTTGAGCAACGCGAAGCGGCGTTATTTAACCTGGGCTTGGCGATGTTGGCCAATGCCCGGACCAAAATGGGAGAAGCACAAACAGCACTGTATGGCCGCGGGGCGGAGACATTGGGCCAATTGGTGGCGGATTATCCTCAAAGCGGCAAGCTGCCCGACGCGTTATTCAACCGGGCGGACGCGCTGTACCTGTTAGGCAAAAAAGAAGAAGCCGTGGAAGCTTGGCGGCAACTGTATGAAAAATTTGCCACCAGTCCGCTGCGCGCCGAGACGCTGTATAACATTGGCGTCGCCCAACAAGAACTAAAGCAAATGGACGGGGCCACGGCCAGCTTTGCCGAGTATCTCAAACAATACGCCAAAGAAAAGCAAGCGACGGAAGTTTCGTTGCGCTTGGGCCTATTAAACTATGAACGCCAACAGTTCGCAGAAGCGGAAAAATACTTTGCCGTCGCGGCCGCGGCTCCTGGATTTCCCCAGGCGGATTTTGCACTATTACGCCAAGGGGACGCGCTGCTGAGTCTAAATAAATCGCCCGAAGCCGCCGCGGCCTATAGCAAATTGGCAACTTCTTTTCCCCAGTCGGAATACGCCGCCGATGCCATGCTGCAAGCGGGCAAAGCCTATTATTTGGCGGGCAATCAAGCCGAAGCCCGCGCTTGGCTGGCCAAGTTGACTGCCGATCCCGCGGGCAAGCTCGCCGCCGAAGCGGCCCATTGGCAGGTGCGCAGTTATCTCAAGGAAAACCAACCGCAGCCCGCGCTGGCGTTGCTTGAGCCTATTCTGGCAAAAACCACCGATCCCGAACGACTGGCCGAACTGCAGTTGGACCGGGCCGAGTGTTTGTACATGTCCCCCAATCAAAAAACCGCCGCCCAACAGGCGTATGCCGAACTAGCGGAGAAATTCGCCGATCGCCCCCAAGGCGCCACCGCGCTCTACATGGCCGCCCAAAGCGCGATGGAACTGGGGGATTATGCGACGGGAGACAAACTTGCGGAGCAGTTTTTGGCCAAACATGCCGAACATGCCTTGCGGCCCTTTGTGCAGTTTGTCGCTGCGGAGTGCGCGCTGTTGTCAAATGACGCCGCCAAGGCCGATGAACGGTATAAGCAACTTTTGGAACAACACGCCGGACACGAACAAGCGCCTTTTTGGCGGTTACGCCGGGGCTGGACTTACCTCAAGCAAAAACAATACGACCAGGCGGCCCGGCATTACACGGCCCTCCTGCAGGATCTGAAGCAGCCTGCCCAAATCGCCGAGGCGCAGTATCTTTTGGGAAATGCCCAACTTGAGTCAAACAATCTGCCAGCCGCGATTTCCGCTTATCAGGCGTCCCTGGCCGCCGACGCGCAGGGTCGTAGCGCCGAGGATGCCTTGCTCAATCTAGCTCGTGCCCAGCGTGCCCAACCTGATCTGGCCGCGGCCCAAGCGACTTTATCCAAATTGCTGGAAACCTTTCCCCAGTCGAAACAAGCCGACCGGGTCCATTATCGGCTAGGAGAGCTACGACACGCGGCCAAGGATTACAAGGCCGCCAGCGCGGAGTTTGGGTGGATTTTACAAAACACCCCCCAAAGCCCGCTCGTCCCCGAGGCACTCCTAGGCCAGGCTACCGCCCAGGCAGCCTTGCAGGATTATACCTCGGCCCAAAAGCTGTATACACAGTTAATATCTGATCATGCGGGGCACGCCTTGGCAGTCCGGGCGTTTTTTGGCCGTGCCGGGGTGCGCATTCAACAACAAGACTACGCCGGAGCGGCGGCGGACTTGCAAGAATTTCTGCAAAAAACCCAGGACCCTGCCGAGAAAAACGAAGCCCGCTATCTGCTGGGATACGCGCAAGCTGCCGAAAAGAAATATGATGACGCCATCAAAACCCTCGGCCAGTTGATACAGGACCAGCCGGACTATGCCAACCTGGATAAGGTCCTGTACGAATTGGGCTGGGCACAACAATCCTCTGGCAAAAAAGAGGCCGCTAGCCAAACGTTTGGCCGATTGGTCAAGGACTTTCCCAAAAGTCCCCATGCCGCCGAAAGCGCGTTCAATGTTGGTGAATTTGCTTATCAAGAACAAAAGGACTACCCCGCCGCGGCCCAGGCCTATACCCAGGCGCTCAGCGCCAGCGGCGCAGAGGGTGTGGCGGAGCTAGCCCTGCACAAGTTGGGTTGGGCGTACTTTCAGCAAAATGACTTTGTCAACGCGGCCAAGCGTTTTGAGGAACAAATTAGCAAGTTTCCCCAGGGTAAATGGGTGGCGGATGGTCAATTCATGGGAGGTGAGTGCTTGTTCAAACAGCAAAGGTACGATGCCGCCTTGCCCTTATTAGAAAAAGCGGTCAGCGCGTCGATCTCTTCTCCTGTTTATAAGGAATTAGCCTTGGCCCATGCCGCGCAGGCCGCGTCACAGCTAAAAAAGTGGGACCTATCGCTGAAATTAGGAGAACAATTTTTAAAGGATTATGCTTCGAGCGCGTATCTGCCGGAAGTGCGTTATGAACAAGCCTGGTCCCTGCAAAATCAAAAGCAACTGGACGCGGCGCGGCAAAATTATGAAGCGGCCGCGGCCGCCGCGACCAAACTGGGAAAAAACGAAATCGCGGCCCGGTCCCGCTTTATGTTGGGAGAACTGCTCTTTGAAAAAGGGGAGCACAAAGACGCGATCAAACAATTTTACGCCGTGGCTTATGGCAACGAGCCAAAGACATTTCCCGCCTGGCAGGCAAATTCGCTTTACGAGGCCGCGCGCTGTTTTGAGGTGCTCAAAAACACCGACAATGCCAAAAAACTGTACGACGAATTGGTGGCCACTTATCCCGACAGCGATAAAGTGGACCTGGCCAAGCAGCGGTTGGCCGCGCTTAAGTAG